One stretch of Ictalurus punctatus breed USDA103 chromosome 5, Coco_2.0, whole genome shotgun sequence DNA includes these proteins:
- the dnmt3ba gene encoding DNA (cytosine-5-)-methyltransferase 3 beta, duplicate a isoform X4, protein MLHVGKQRTDRMTAHRYQKMATVVNLELDDHQDKSSRYELLAWLNNLLQTKFTNMEEICSGACFCQLIDWLFPGSIDMNKVKFQCQEKADFRHNYSLLQTGFRKMGVTKNIPVEELVTGKFKPNFAFLKWFRKFFQANMTGQVYNPLEARNGQEIAHAQPNFQSPQRSKSPTNLSMSGKGKEDTDSDVDVPEKKSITFDPQWQETFKWIKPSTLGDIYAYCTICDLNITVFNSGLLDLKHHQQCRKHKMQELKASRKGNQVKDFTCSELMLRFIQTHCLRTHTEKVSQRTARHVLGLQYPKDISAAAKKVSYCIYLYGHVALDKESEEENYSCVVLLGFFDEKAAKHRIRILDIFQRVDSDDAIVESLKDILKRFELPVRNMAAFYVDDQDEMSGKVSLELKNLNPNAVALGGLYSLADSACNAGVKAFSDKVQQLIVNVYEHCSTCCTKNDHLKGLFAGVCGLDGSVHSLSQNSKTFCILIKKVLEMWTDLISYFTSCSENDDKAKHICSQLEDPKLRISFMFLDHALGPLKTFNDRLERREGFARADLVQILREASGLLRSYASSFLHPQAVVHFLKEQDLAILENPKLHLPSNELSFGGNAVEKFLSEREAELTDFLKTFQDGCIAFYKALTACIAEGLPLSDGILRSMSQLLSPEGRLKVTSKGVVELGEQFGLVINPEVSAQLRDEFLEYQLIEEGNGEDNGENGHAEGQPVCFPSPSLEHHWSSVLKTTAKTSVFRQLVLSLLALPCPPLEAEKVFAQAVENGDIGQLDDHLANSESDSLKEVDSTNDDSSSEVSSTKATPVRNGRKKKTLKLSDLSVSVKPCTVRLQKITNKTAMDINKNGDQVFTEDDVVWTKETKNDGGQAVSSITTPSPKPGKRAQMYQDGKGFKVGELVWGKVKGFSWWPGLVVAWKTKTSPQYLRRVEWFGDGMFSEIYTERLMPFAEFAKCFCNNSYASLPTYKDAIYQVLELAGERCSRTFTASGNKQEIKAMLDWAFGGFQPTGPEGFAPPGTCASSVNQKAESSDSSVSEYQPPAKRKYVHRGRPSTTQEYTREQMVDQVSVKGKNIEDFCLSCGTPDTEIFHPLFEGSLCLKCKENFTETLYRYDEDGYQSYCTICCAGLEVILCGNASCCRCYCKDCLNMLVGPGTFDKLKDVDPWSCYICLPPNKYGVLKLRPDWSVRVQEFFANNSAFEFEPHRVYPSIPAQQRRPIKVLSLFDGIATGYLVLKDLGFKLERYIASEICEDSIAVGMVKHEGKIEYVNDVRTITRKHLAEWGPFDLLIGGSPCNDLSMVNPARKGLFEGTGRLFFEYYRMLTMMRPKEDDDRPFFWLFENVVAMSAHDKADICRFLECNPILIDAVKVSPAHRARYFWGNLPGMNRPLSVSLNDKVELQDCLEVGRVAQFNKVRTITTKSNSIKQGKMGPLPVTMNGKEDYLWCTEMERIFGFPKHYTDVNNMSRGQRQKVLGRSWSVPVIRHLFAPLKDYFACES, encoded by the exons ATGTTGCATGTTGGCAAGCAACGCACAGACCGAATGACAGCCCATA GATACCAGAAAATGGCAACAGTTGTTAACCTGGAACTAGATGACCATCAGGACAAATCTAGCCGCTATGAACTCCTGGCCTGGCTTAACAATTTACTACAAACTAAGTTTACTAATATGGAAGAGATATGCTCAG ggGCATGTTTTTGCCAGCTGATAGACTGGCTCTTTCCAGGGTCCATTGACATGAACAAAGTGAAGTTTCAGTGTCAGGAGAAGGCAGACTTTCGCCACAACTATAGTCTTCTGCAGACAGGATTCAGAAAAATGGGTGTCACAAAA AATATCCCAGTGGAAGAGCTCGTAACAGGGAAATTCAAGCCTAATTTTGCTTTTCTGAAGTGGTTCCGGAAGTTTTTCCAAGCTAACATGACTGGGCAGGTATATAACCCACTGGAGGCACGTAATGGACAAGAGATTGCACATGCACAACCTAATTTTCAGTCTCCCCAGAGATCAAAATCACCAACAAACCTCAGTATGTCTG GAAAAGGGAAGGAGGATACTGACTCAGATGTGGATGTCCCTGAAAAAAAGTCCATTACTTTTGACCCCCAGTGGCAAGAAACCTTCAAATGGATCAAGCCCAGCACTCTGGGGGATATCTATGCATACTGTACAATCTGTGATTTAAATATTACTGTGTTTAACTCAGGATTGCTTGATTTAAAACACCACCAGCAGTGtagaaaacacaaaatgcaaGAATTAAAGGCATCCAGAAAAGGAAACCAGGTCAAGGATTTCACATGCAGTGAACTCATGCTGCGCTTCATTCAAACCCACTGTCTGCGTACTCACACTGAGAAGGTCTCCCAGCGTACAGCTAGACATGTTCTTGGATTACAGTACCCAAAAGACATTTCTGCTGCTGCTAAGAAGGTCTCTTACTGTATCTACCTTTATGGACATGTGGCACTAGATAAAGAGAGTGAGGAAGAGAACTACAGCTGTGTAGTACTTCTGGGGTTCTTTGACGAAAAGGCTGCAAAACATCGCATAAGAATTCTTGATATCTTTCAGCGTGTAGACTCTGATGATGCTATTGTTGAATCTTTGAAGGACATTCTGAAACGATTTGAGTTACCTGTGAGAAACATGGCAGCTTTCTATGTTGATGACCAGGATGAGATGTCTGGGAAGGTTTCCCTGGAACTGAAGAACCTCAATCCAAATGCAGTGGCTCTTGGTGGGCTTTATAGTTTGGCAGACTCAGCCTGTAATGCTGGAGTAAAGGCCTTTTCTGACAAGGTTCAGCAGCTTATTGTTAACGTTTATGAACACTGTTCTACTTGTTGCACTAAAAATGACCATCTTAAGGGATTGTTTGCTGGTGTTTGTGGCCTTGATGGTTCTGTCCATTCGCTCTCCCAGAACAGCAAAACATTTTGTATCCTAATAAAGAAGGTGCTTGAAATGTGGACAGACCTGATCTCAtacttcacttcctgcagtgagAATGATGACAAGGCTAAACACATCTGCTCTCAATTGGAGGATCCCAAACTCAGGATCTCCTTCATGTTCCTGGACCATGCCCTTGGACCACTTAAAACCTTTAATGATCGTCTAGAAAGGCGTGAGGGTTTTGCTCGTGCAGACCTTGTTCAGATCCTACGGGAAGCAAGTGGCCTACTTCGCTCTTATGCCTCATCATTTCTCCATCCTCAGGCTGTGGTGCATTTTCTGAAAGAACAAGACCTAGCCATCCTTGAGAACCCAAAGCTGCACCTTCCTAGCAATGAACTGAGCTTTGGTGGGAATGCAGTGGAGAAATTTCTGTCTGAGAGGGAAGCAGAGCTGACTGACTTTCTGAAGACATTTCAGGATGGGTGTATAGCTTTTTATAAGGCACTTACAGCTTGCATTGCTGAGGGGCTGCCATTGAGTGACGGTATCCTGAGGAGTATGTCTCAACTTCTAAGCCCGGAAGGACGGTTAAAGGTCACAAGCAAAGGTGTTGTAGAACTTGGTGAACAGTTTGGCCTCGTAATCAACCCAGAGGTATCTGCCCAGCTCAGAGATGAGTTTCTAGAATATCAGCTCATTGAGGAAGGAAATGGGGAAGACAATGGTGAGAATGGACATGCTGAAGGACAACCAGTTTGCTTTCCTAGTCCTTCCTTGGAGCATCATTGGAGTTCTGTCCTCAAGACCACTGCCAAAACATCTGTCTTTAGGCAACTTGTCCTTAGTCTTTTGGCTTTGCCCTGTCCACCTCTTGAAGCTGAGAAAGTCTTTGCTCAG GCAGTGGAGAATGGGGACATTGGCCAATTGGATGACCATTTGGCAAACAGTGAGTCTGATTCCCTCAAAGAAGTGGATTCCACTAATGACGATTCATCCTCAGAAGTCTCCAGCACTAAGGCAACGCCTGTCAGAAACGGgaggaaaaagaagacattAA AGCTGAGTGACctttcagtctcagtgaagcCATGCACGGTGCGACTGCAGAAGATAACCAATAAGACAG CAATGGACATAAACAAAAATGGGGACCaagtgtttactgaagatgatgtAGTTTGGACTAAGGAG ACAAAAAATGATGGAGGCCAAGCTGTATCAAGCATCACTACACCAAGTCCCAAGCCTGGAAAGAGAGCACAAATGTACCAG GATGGGAAGGGTTTTAAGGTTGGAGAGCTGGTGTGGGGGAAAGTGAAGGGTTTCTCATGGTGGCCTGGTCTTGTGGTGGCCTGGAAGACAAAGACATCTCCCCAGTATCTGAGACGTGTTGAATGGTTCGGAGATGGCATGTTCTCAGAG ATTTATACAGAGAGACTAATGCCTTTTGCAGAATTTGCAAAGTGCTTCTGCAACAATTCATATGCCAGTCTGCCCACTTACAAAGACGCCATTTACCAAGTTCTTGAG TTGGCAGGTGAGCGTTGCTCACGGACCTTCACAGCCTCGGGGAACAAACAAGAGATAAAGGCCATGCTGGACTGGGCTTTTGGGGGCTTTCAACCCACAGGCCCTGAGGGATTTGCACCTCCAGGTACTTGTG CTTCATCTGTCAACCAAAAGGCTGAGTCTTCAGACTCTTCTGTGTCTGAATATCAACCTCCAGCCAAGAGGAAATATGTCCACAGAGGCAGACCTTCCACAACTCAGGAGTACACAAGAG AGCAAATGGTTGATCAAGTTTCAGTAAAAGGGAAAAACATTGAAG ATTTCTGCCTCTCATGTGGCACTCCAGACACTGAGATTTTCCATCCACTCTTTGAAGGCAGCCTTTGTTTAAAATGCAAG GAGAATTTTACAGAGACTTTATACAGATATGATGAAGATGGATATCAGTCTTATTGCACTATCTGCTGTGCTGGCCTGGAGGTCATTTTGTGTGGCAATGCCAGCTGCTGCAG GTGTTACTGTAAGGACTGTCTGAATATGCTGGTTGGACCAGGGACATTTGACAAGTTGAAAGACGTAGATCCATGGAGCTGCTACATTTGCCTGCCCCCTAACAAATATGGTGTGCTTAAGCTCAGGCCAGACTGGAGTGTGCGTGTTCAGGAGTTCTTCGCCAATAACAGTGCCTTTGAATTT GAACCACACAGAGTGTACCCCTCAATTCCCGCTCAACAGCGCCGGCCTATCAAGGTTTTATCCCTCTTTGATGGAATTGCAACAG GTTACCTTGTTCTGAAAGACCTAGGCTTCAAGTTAGAGCGTTACATTGCTTCGGAGATCTGTGAGGACTCTATTGCTGTAGGGATGGTCAAGCATGAAGGAAAGATTGAATATGTCAATGATGTGCGCACCATCACCAGGAAACAT CTGGCAGAATGGGGACCGTTTGACCTTCTGATTGGTGGTAGTCCCTGTAACGACCTATCCATGGTGAACCCAGCCAGAAAAGGCCTTTTTG AGGGCACAGGCCGACTGTTCTTTGAATACTACCGTATGCTAACTATGATGAGGCCAAAAGAAGACGATGACCGGCCTTTCTTCTGGCTCTTCGAGAATGTGGTGGCCATGAGCGCACATGATAAAGCTGATATTTGTCGCTTTTTGGAG TGTAATCCGATCCTAATTGATGCTGTGAAAGTGAGTCCCGCCCACAGAGCGCGCTACTTCTGGGGCAATCTACCTGGAATGAACAG ACCACTGTCTGTATCACTCAACGACAAAGTAGAGCTGCAGGACTGCCTGGAAGTTGGTCGGGTTGCTCAG TTTAATAAAGTTCGCACCATCACAACAAAATCTAATTCCATTAAGCAAGGAAAAATGGGCCCTCTTCCTGTTACCATGAATGGGAAGGAGGATTACCTTTGGTGTACAGAGATGGAAAG GATATTTGGCTTCCCTAAGCATTACACTGATGTGAATAACATGAGTCGAGGCCAGAGGCAGAAGGTTCTGGGGCGTTCCTGGAGTGTTCCTGTGATTCGTCACTTATTTGCACCACTGAAGGATTACTTTGCATGCGAGTCTTAG
- the dnmt3ba gene encoding DNA (cytosine-5-)-methyltransferase 3 beta, duplicate a isoform X1, whose amino-acid sequence MLHVGKQRTDRMTAHRYQKMATVVNLELDDHQDKSSRYELLAWLNNLLQTKFTNMEEICSGACFCQLIDWLFPGSIDMNKVKFQCQEKADFRHNYSLLQTGFRKMGVTKNIPVEELVTGKFKPNFAFLKWFRKFFQANMTGQVYNPLEARNGQEIAHAQPNFQSPQRSKSPTNLSMSGKGKEDTDSDVDVPEKKSITFDPQWQETFKWIKPSTLGDIYAYCTICDLNITVFNSGLLDLKHHQQCRKHKMQELKASRKGNQVKDFTCSELMLRFIQTHCLRTHTEKVSQRTARHVLGLQYPKDISAAAKKVSYCIYLYGHVALDKESEEENYSCVVLLGFFDEKAAKHRIRILDIFQRVDSDDAIVESLKDILKRFELPVRNMAAFYVDDQDEMSGKVSLELKNLNPNAVALGGLYSLADSACNAGVKAFSDKVQQLIVNVYEHCSTCCTKNDHLKGLFAGVCGLDGSVHSLSQNSKTFCILIKKVLEMWTDLISYFTSCSENDDKAKHICSQLEDPKLRISFMFLDHALGPLKTFNDRLERREGFARADLVQILREASGLLRSYASSFLHPQAVVHFLKEQDLAILENPKLHLPSNELSFGGNAVEKFLSEREAELTDFLKTFQDGCIAFYKALTACIAEGLPLSDGILRSMSQLLSPEGRLKVTSKGVVELGEQFGLVINPEVSAQLRDEFLEYQLIEEGNGEDNGENGHAEGQPVCFPSPSLEHHWSSVLKTTAKTSVFRQLVLSLLALPCPPLEAEKVFAQAVENGDIGQLDDHLANSESDSLKEVDSTNDDSSSEVSSTKATPVRNGRKKKTLKLSDLSVSVKPCTVRLQKITNKTAMDINKNGDQVFTEDDVVWTKEDSIRGIYGWESSLRQKPQARTVFQAGSATWAKPQSLQLDKKEEATKNDGGQAVSSITTPSPKPGKRAQMYQDGKGFKVGELVWGKVKGFSWWPGLVVAWKTKTSPQYLRRVEWFGDGMFSEIYTERLMPFAEFAKCFCNNSYASLPTYKDAIYQVLELAGERCSRTFTASGNKQEIKAMLDWAFGGFQPTGPEGFAPPGTCASSVNQKAESSDSSVSEYQPPAKRKYVHRGRPSTTQEYTREQMVDQVSVKGKNIEDFCLSCGTPDTEIFHPLFEGSLCLKCKENFTETLYRYDEDGYQSYCTICCAGLEVILCGNASCCRCYCKDCLNMLVGPGTFDKLKDVDPWSCYICLPPNKYGVLKLRPDWSVRVQEFFANNSAFEFEPHRVYPSIPAQQRRPIKVLSLFDGIATGYLVLKDLGFKLERYIASEICEDSIAVGMVKHEGKIEYVNDVRTITRKHLAEWGPFDLLIGGSPCNDLSMVNPARKGLFEGTGRLFFEYYRMLTMMRPKEDDDRPFFWLFENVVAMSAHDKADICRFLECNPILIDAVKVSPAHRARYFWGNLPGMNRPLSVSLNDKVELQDCLEVGRVAQFNKVRTITTKSNSIKQGKMGPLPVTMNGKEDYLWCTEMERIFGFPKHYTDVNNMSRGQRQKVLGRSWSVPVIRHLFAPLKDYFACES is encoded by the exons ATGTTGCATGTTGGCAAGCAACGCACAGACCGAATGACAGCCCATA GATACCAGAAAATGGCAACAGTTGTTAACCTGGAACTAGATGACCATCAGGACAAATCTAGCCGCTATGAACTCCTGGCCTGGCTTAACAATTTACTACAAACTAAGTTTACTAATATGGAAGAGATATGCTCAG ggGCATGTTTTTGCCAGCTGATAGACTGGCTCTTTCCAGGGTCCATTGACATGAACAAAGTGAAGTTTCAGTGTCAGGAGAAGGCAGACTTTCGCCACAACTATAGTCTTCTGCAGACAGGATTCAGAAAAATGGGTGTCACAAAA AATATCCCAGTGGAAGAGCTCGTAACAGGGAAATTCAAGCCTAATTTTGCTTTTCTGAAGTGGTTCCGGAAGTTTTTCCAAGCTAACATGACTGGGCAGGTATATAACCCACTGGAGGCACGTAATGGACAAGAGATTGCACATGCACAACCTAATTTTCAGTCTCCCCAGAGATCAAAATCACCAACAAACCTCAGTATGTCTG GAAAAGGGAAGGAGGATACTGACTCAGATGTGGATGTCCCTGAAAAAAAGTCCATTACTTTTGACCCCCAGTGGCAAGAAACCTTCAAATGGATCAAGCCCAGCACTCTGGGGGATATCTATGCATACTGTACAATCTGTGATTTAAATATTACTGTGTTTAACTCAGGATTGCTTGATTTAAAACACCACCAGCAGTGtagaaaacacaaaatgcaaGAATTAAAGGCATCCAGAAAAGGAAACCAGGTCAAGGATTTCACATGCAGTGAACTCATGCTGCGCTTCATTCAAACCCACTGTCTGCGTACTCACACTGAGAAGGTCTCCCAGCGTACAGCTAGACATGTTCTTGGATTACAGTACCCAAAAGACATTTCTGCTGCTGCTAAGAAGGTCTCTTACTGTATCTACCTTTATGGACATGTGGCACTAGATAAAGAGAGTGAGGAAGAGAACTACAGCTGTGTAGTACTTCTGGGGTTCTTTGACGAAAAGGCTGCAAAACATCGCATAAGAATTCTTGATATCTTTCAGCGTGTAGACTCTGATGATGCTATTGTTGAATCTTTGAAGGACATTCTGAAACGATTTGAGTTACCTGTGAGAAACATGGCAGCTTTCTATGTTGATGACCAGGATGAGATGTCTGGGAAGGTTTCCCTGGAACTGAAGAACCTCAATCCAAATGCAGTGGCTCTTGGTGGGCTTTATAGTTTGGCAGACTCAGCCTGTAATGCTGGAGTAAAGGCCTTTTCTGACAAGGTTCAGCAGCTTATTGTTAACGTTTATGAACACTGTTCTACTTGTTGCACTAAAAATGACCATCTTAAGGGATTGTTTGCTGGTGTTTGTGGCCTTGATGGTTCTGTCCATTCGCTCTCCCAGAACAGCAAAACATTTTGTATCCTAATAAAGAAGGTGCTTGAAATGTGGACAGACCTGATCTCAtacttcacttcctgcagtgagAATGATGACAAGGCTAAACACATCTGCTCTCAATTGGAGGATCCCAAACTCAGGATCTCCTTCATGTTCCTGGACCATGCCCTTGGACCACTTAAAACCTTTAATGATCGTCTAGAAAGGCGTGAGGGTTTTGCTCGTGCAGACCTTGTTCAGATCCTACGGGAAGCAAGTGGCCTACTTCGCTCTTATGCCTCATCATTTCTCCATCCTCAGGCTGTGGTGCATTTTCTGAAAGAACAAGACCTAGCCATCCTTGAGAACCCAAAGCTGCACCTTCCTAGCAATGAACTGAGCTTTGGTGGGAATGCAGTGGAGAAATTTCTGTCTGAGAGGGAAGCAGAGCTGACTGACTTTCTGAAGACATTTCAGGATGGGTGTATAGCTTTTTATAAGGCACTTACAGCTTGCATTGCTGAGGGGCTGCCATTGAGTGACGGTATCCTGAGGAGTATGTCTCAACTTCTAAGCCCGGAAGGACGGTTAAAGGTCACAAGCAAAGGTGTTGTAGAACTTGGTGAACAGTTTGGCCTCGTAATCAACCCAGAGGTATCTGCCCAGCTCAGAGATGAGTTTCTAGAATATCAGCTCATTGAGGAAGGAAATGGGGAAGACAATGGTGAGAATGGACATGCTGAAGGACAACCAGTTTGCTTTCCTAGTCCTTCCTTGGAGCATCATTGGAGTTCTGTCCTCAAGACCACTGCCAAAACATCTGTCTTTAGGCAACTTGTCCTTAGTCTTTTGGCTTTGCCCTGTCCACCTCTTGAAGCTGAGAAAGTCTTTGCTCAG GCAGTGGAGAATGGGGACATTGGCCAATTGGATGACCATTTGGCAAACAGTGAGTCTGATTCCCTCAAAGAAGTGGATTCCACTAATGACGATTCATCCTCAGAAGTCTCCAGCACTAAGGCAACGCCTGTCAGAAACGGgaggaaaaagaagacattAA AGCTGAGTGACctttcagtctcagtgaagcCATGCACGGTGCGACTGCAGAAGATAACCAATAAGACAG CAATGGACATAAACAAAAATGGGGACCaagtgtttactgaagatgatgtAGTTTGGACTAAGGAG GACTCCATTAGGGGGATTTATGGTTGGGAAAGCAGTTTGCGACAGAAGCCGCAGGCCCGCACTGTCTTTCAGGCTGGGTCAGCCACATGGGCCAAACCACAGAGCCTCCAATTGGACAAGAAGGAAGAGGCG ACAAAAAATGATGGAGGCCAAGCTGTATCAAGCATCACTACACCAAGTCCCAAGCCTGGAAAGAGAGCACAAATGTACCAG GATGGGAAGGGTTTTAAGGTTGGAGAGCTGGTGTGGGGGAAAGTGAAGGGTTTCTCATGGTGGCCTGGTCTTGTGGTGGCCTGGAAGACAAAGACATCTCCCCAGTATCTGAGACGTGTTGAATGGTTCGGAGATGGCATGTTCTCAGAG ATTTATACAGAGAGACTAATGCCTTTTGCAGAATTTGCAAAGTGCTTCTGCAACAATTCATATGCCAGTCTGCCCACTTACAAAGACGCCATTTACCAAGTTCTTGAG TTGGCAGGTGAGCGTTGCTCACGGACCTTCACAGCCTCGGGGAACAAACAAGAGATAAAGGCCATGCTGGACTGGGCTTTTGGGGGCTTTCAACCCACAGGCCCTGAGGGATTTGCACCTCCAGGTACTTGTG CTTCATCTGTCAACCAAAAGGCTGAGTCTTCAGACTCTTCTGTGTCTGAATATCAACCTCCAGCCAAGAGGAAATATGTCCACAGAGGCAGACCTTCCACAACTCAGGAGTACACAAGAG AGCAAATGGTTGATCAAGTTTCAGTAAAAGGGAAAAACATTGAAG ATTTCTGCCTCTCATGTGGCACTCCAGACACTGAGATTTTCCATCCACTCTTTGAAGGCAGCCTTTGTTTAAAATGCAAG GAGAATTTTACAGAGACTTTATACAGATATGATGAAGATGGATATCAGTCTTATTGCACTATCTGCTGTGCTGGCCTGGAGGTCATTTTGTGTGGCAATGCCAGCTGCTGCAG GTGTTACTGTAAGGACTGTCTGAATATGCTGGTTGGACCAGGGACATTTGACAAGTTGAAAGACGTAGATCCATGGAGCTGCTACATTTGCCTGCCCCCTAACAAATATGGTGTGCTTAAGCTCAGGCCAGACTGGAGTGTGCGTGTTCAGGAGTTCTTCGCCAATAACAGTGCCTTTGAATTT GAACCACACAGAGTGTACCCCTCAATTCCCGCTCAACAGCGCCGGCCTATCAAGGTTTTATCCCTCTTTGATGGAATTGCAACAG GTTACCTTGTTCTGAAAGACCTAGGCTTCAAGTTAGAGCGTTACATTGCTTCGGAGATCTGTGAGGACTCTATTGCTGTAGGGATGGTCAAGCATGAAGGAAAGATTGAATATGTCAATGATGTGCGCACCATCACCAGGAAACAT CTGGCAGAATGGGGACCGTTTGACCTTCTGATTGGTGGTAGTCCCTGTAACGACCTATCCATGGTGAACCCAGCCAGAAAAGGCCTTTTTG AGGGCACAGGCCGACTGTTCTTTGAATACTACCGTATGCTAACTATGATGAGGCCAAAAGAAGACGATGACCGGCCTTTCTTCTGGCTCTTCGAGAATGTGGTGGCCATGAGCGCACATGATAAAGCTGATATTTGTCGCTTTTTGGAG TGTAATCCGATCCTAATTGATGCTGTGAAAGTGAGTCCCGCCCACAGAGCGCGCTACTTCTGGGGCAATCTACCTGGAATGAACAG ACCACTGTCTGTATCACTCAACGACAAAGTAGAGCTGCAGGACTGCCTGGAAGTTGGTCGGGTTGCTCAG TTTAATAAAGTTCGCACCATCACAACAAAATCTAATTCCATTAAGCAAGGAAAAATGGGCCCTCTTCCTGTTACCATGAATGGGAAGGAGGATTACCTTTGGTGTACAGAGATGGAAAG GATATTTGGCTTCCCTAAGCATTACACTGATGTGAATAACATGAGTCGAGGCCAGAGGCAGAAGGTTCTGGGGCGTTCCTGGAGTGTTCCTGTGATTCGTCACTTATTTGCACCACTGAAGGATTACTTTGCATGCGAGTCTTAG